One Nymphaea colorata isolate Beijing-Zhang1983 chromosome 12, ASM883128v2, whole genome shotgun sequence genomic window, ATTAGAAATGAATTCATAGATGAGTATCTGCTCTCCCTGGTCAAAGCAGAAGCCTAGAAGGCTTACTAGGTTCTTGTGATGAACTCTTGATAGCAGTTCGATTTCTGTTTTGAACTCATGTGCACCTTGTGTGGATCCCTTTTGTGCTCTTTTGATTGCCACAATTTGTCCACTTGGAAGAGTCCCCTTGTAAACCTGCAAAAGTATAATTTTAGAACTGATCACGTTGATGGTCCATAAAAGGTGACTAGCATAGAATTTCCAGTAGATTTTACTTTGCCATAGCCTCCAGCTCCAATCTCATTGCCCTCAAAGAAATTATTAGTATACTTTTTGGCATCATTAAATGAGAACCATCTAACTCCTTTCACTTGTGGTGCATCTCCATGACCTTTACTGTGTACTCTTGTCCATGTTTCTGAAATTAGTAGACCATATCAAGGCAAAAACATTCATTGACTTCCACTAAGCAATTAtaacttttattttgttatgCTGGCTAAAGTCTCTGTCTATGTATAAGAGACCCAGATTCAATAAACAACTTCAAGAAAACTTACCAAAAGGATTTAATGCTGCTTCTTTAGCCCGTTTTCTATACTTAAGTGCATAAAATCCAAGTAGAAAAAGTAGTATCACCAAAACGGAGCAACCAACCACTATTCCAATGATTGCTGAAGAGCTAAAGGATTTCGCTTGACTTGCTCCTGGCAAAGACCTAATTTAGTAAGTTGAAGAAAATACAACAAATGAAATGAAGTAACAAACAGAACCAATTTTATACCTAATACCAGAAAATCTCGTGTTACCTTGTTGGATATaaggaagagaaacaaaataatATGGCCCAAATCCACTTGGAGGCTTGAAACTTTGGTTGGTTAGATATGAGGATATCCTTAGGATTTCTGACTGGTTAAGATAAATGCCATTTGATGGGAAAAAATCCACTGGTGCCACTAGATAGTCATTAACATCAAAGTAAAGATTTGATAGATAAACAGAATGTGGAGCCAGACTCAGATTGGTCCATAGCTGGTATTCGAGTCCAGTAAATCTGCTGCTGTTTGATATGTCCTGAAATGCAGGTGCTCTGAAAATCAGAAGTCCTTCAAAAGGATAAGAACATTCACAGCTCTGGGGGCTAAGCTTTTGGCCTTGTGGACATGTTATGTTCCCACAACTTGTTAAATTAGTTGAATATGAATCTGACACTTGAGTTGGAAGCTGGCAGTATCTAGTGTTTGCAAGGTCGGATACACAGATGGGATTACCATATAATCTGCATTTTTGTTAGGCAAAGAACATCATATTACTAAGAATCAagtgcaaaaataaaaaatattttaatgaaattatcaaacacaaagtttcaaatttaaaaaaaaaattcctcacATTAGAGTATATGAAGTTACGAGTCCAACTGTCACACTGGATATCTGGTTGCTCTCGAAATCCACAAGTAATAGCTGCCGGTTGGTGTCATTATCCAAACTAAGGGTGCCATTTATCCGATTATTCTTCAGCTTCCTGCAATACATGCAAATGTTTAGGATGCTAAAACGACACATGCTCAGGTAACTTGCCAGAAGCACAGCATGCAGTAACTTACAGAATTTCAAGTGAAGGAAGGCTGAACAATGATCTTGGTATTGGTCCTTGCAGCACTCCACCTTCCATTACACTGTGCCATGTggccaagaaaaaaaatcacagatgcattatatttttttgaagagtAAGAAGAGGGACAAATTCCAGTTCAACTCACAGTGTTGTAAGTGACTGCATAGTTGTCAACCATGACGGTATAGGTGACGGGTCAAAAGAATTATTGCTCAGATCTCTGGAAAAGGTCTTACAAGTTAATTTAATTAAATAGATGAGAAAACTGCCTAAGTTAGGAAATAGACAAGTTTTTGAGCTCGTTACAAATAATTGAGGGTTGTAACTCCAGTCAAATTAGGCAAAGTTCCAGTTAGCTTGTTCCCAGCCAAATTCCTGAAAATGACAGACGAAATGAAAAATCCCTTGcttatatgtaatttttctgTAGCCAAGACTTGGTTAAGTAGAAACATACAGCTCTATTATCCCTGTGAGATTATTAAGGTTGGATGGAACCGATCCATTAAGGGAATTCCTGTCAAGACGACTGAAACAGAAAGCAATAAGAAGAAATCAGGACAAGTAAAAGGATGGTGCCACAGAAATACAGTTTCTCTGATATTCAAAAGTCATGCAAAAAGTAGACCCAGTAAGATTTTGCACAAATCATGCCATCCTAACAGATGAATTTCGAAATGAAGTCCTAGAAAGGCTCACTCTCTAGCTGGTTATctatagaaagaagaaataacaAACAAATTAAGCCCAACTCACAGGACTTCAAGTGACTTGACAAGGCAAACTGTTGATGGAATCTGCCCAGTGAACTGATTATCATCAAATAGGCTGTTTCAACCACAAATACTGTTAGACCTGTGATGGAAAATGATAGGGAACTTTTAGGTGTGCATTTGCTTACATGTGTATAAGGACCATGCTTGAACTGAAAAGCTCAACTGGAATAGATCCTGAGAGTTTGTTCTTGTTGAAATGGCTggaaatgacaagaaaaaaaaactgccatCACTGATTTTGCTagttaaagaaaataaagagcaacaCTTTCCACTCACAAATGCTTTGCCTTCAGAAGATTGTCCAGACCAGGCGAATTTCCCTTTGACACAGGAAGGGTTCCAGTTAGGGTATTGTTTGAAATGTCCAGCCAATAAAGATTGGAGAGACGACCCAGTGATGCAGGTATGTTACCCGTTAATTTGTTTGAATTCAGATCACTGTAGGAAAGGAAAATTCAGCATACAATTAAAATGCATGGATGAACTAGGTTGACCATACAAAAAGTTTGTCAGATTTACAGGTAAACCAGCTGTGCGAGGTTTCCAATTGTTAAGGGGATGGGACCAGTGAAGCTGCAAGTCAAAAGCATCCTGATACACAGAAATTAAAAGGATTTATTACCACTAACTATTGCTGGAAGTAGTGTTGGATTAGAATATCAAATGAACAGGTTCTTACAGCCTTGTTAAGTTCAACAGATTCCCTATATTCTGTGGGATTTGACCTGAAATTCCAGGATTGTTTGATAAATCCCTGtgataaaacaaaataaaatcaaacaaattcatgaatatagtgaaaagaaaaggacataAGGACAAAGAAATTATTCATATCATCATAACTCAGATTCTGGATAACTTACAAGAACTGCAACTGAGTGAGAGAGCCAATATCACTAGCAACGGTGCCTTTAAGATTCATGGATGCTAATGTCCTATATCAGAATCAAGATTATGGAACAAGGAAATCATgtggaaggagaaaaataatcaaagagATTGAACAGTTTCATAAGGAGAAACGCACAAGGTGACCACTCTGCCATTATTGCAGGTAATTCCATCCCATGGTGCACCACATGGATCATATTTCTCCCAACTTGCTGGGGTGTTCTGCAAATCATTCTTCAATGCAATAAGTGCAGCAGCTGCAACGCAGTACAGCCCAAAGAATTAAAAGATGATACATTATGGATAGCCATTTACCAGAACTTCAAGGTGTTTGATAATCTGTATTTGCTAGCAAGAACTCCCTTGGAAGATAAAGAATTGAGTACATGCACAGCTGTAAGCTCTTCAACAAAGCACCGAGGATTTTAATC contains:
- the LOC116265932 gene encoding leucine-rich repeat receptor protein kinase HPCA1-like isoform X1, which translates into the protein MGFFFQLIMVVWSCFAALFLSITCHLPVVLGDTYGEDAAALIALKNDLQNTPASWEKYDPCGAPWDGITCNNGRVVTLTLASMNLKGTVASDIGSLTQLQFLDLSNNPGISGQIPQNIGNLLNLTRLMLLTCSFTGPIPLTIGNLAQLVYLDLNSNKLTGNIPASLGRLSNLYWLDISNNTLTGTLPVSKGNSPGLDNLLKAKHFHFNKNKLSGSIPVELFSSSMVLIHILFDDNQFTGQIPSTVCLVKSLEVLRLDRNSLNGSVPSNLNNLTGIIELNLAGNKLTGTLPNLTGVTTLNYLDLSNNSFDPSPIPSWLTTMQSLTTLVMEGGVLQGPIPRSLFSLPSLEILKLKNNRINGTLSLDNDTNRQLLLVDFESNQISSVTVGLVTSYTLILYGNPICVSDLANTRYCQLPTQVSDSYSTNLTSCGNITCPQGQKLSPQSCECSYPFEGLLIFRAPAFQDISNSSRFTGLEYQLWTNLSLAPHSVYLSNLYFDVNDYLVAPVDFFPSNGIYLNQSEILRISSYLTNQSFKPPSGFGPYYFVSLPYIQQGASQAKSFSSSAIIGIVVGCSVLVILLFLLGFYALKYRKRAKEAALNPFETWTRVHSKGHGDAPQVKGVRWFSFNDAKKYTNNFFEGNEIGAGGYGKVYKGTLPSGQIVAIKRAQKGSTQGAHEFKTEIELLSRVHHKNLVSLLGFCFDQGEQILIYEFISNGTLGESLSGRTGIWLDWKRRVKIALDSARGLAYLHELADPPIIHRDVKSTNILLDEDLNAKVADFGLSKLIDDEGTGHVSTQVKGTLGYLDPEYYMTQQLTYKSDVYSFGVVMLELVTAKPPIQRGRYVVREVKAAIDKTKEFYGLEEILDPTIRGETSLVSLQKFVGLALQCTEELASKRPSMNEVVKEIEAILQNEQFNERRSASASTNLGIPVQGIHQPYDEQISGKGFSSDEFKYSGAYAFTSHVEPK
- the LOC116265932 gene encoding leucine-rich repeat receptor protein kinase HPCA1-like isoform X2 — its product is MVVWSCFAALFLSITCHLPVVLGDTYGEDAAALIALKNDLQNTPASWEKYDPCGAPWDGITCNNGRVVTLTLASMNLKGTVASDIGSLTQLQFLDLSNNPGISGQIPQNIGNLLNLTRLMLLTCSFTGPIPLTIGNLAQLVYLDLNSNKLTGNIPASLGRLSNLYWLDISNNTLTGTLPVSKGNSPGLDNLLKAKHFHFNKNKLSGSIPVELFSSSMVLIHILFDDNQFTGQIPSTVCLVKSLEVLRLDRNSLNGSVPSNLNNLTGIIELNLAGNKLTGTLPNLTGVTTLNYLDLSNNSFDPSPIPSWLTTMQSLTTLVMEGGVLQGPIPRSLFSLPSLEILKLKNNRINGTLSLDNDTNRQLLLVDFESNQISSVTVGLVTSYTLILYGNPICVSDLANTRYCQLPTQVSDSYSTNLTSCGNITCPQGQKLSPQSCECSYPFEGLLIFRAPAFQDISNSSRFTGLEYQLWTNLSLAPHSVYLSNLYFDVNDYLVAPVDFFPSNGIYLNQSEILRISSYLTNQSFKPPSGFGPYYFVSLPYIQQGASQAKSFSSSAIIGIVVGCSVLVILLFLLGFYALKYRKRAKEAALNPFETWTRVHSKGHGDAPQVKGVRWFSFNDAKKYTNNFFEGNEIGAGGYGKVYKGTLPSGQIVAIKRAQKGSTQGAHEFKTEIELLSRVHHKNLVSLLGFCFDQGEQILIYEFISNGTLGESLSGRTGIWLDWKRRVKIALDSARGLAYLHELADPPIIHRDVKSTNILLDEDLNAKVADFGLSKLIDDEGTGHVSTQVKGTLGYLDPEYYMTQQLTYKSDVYSFGVVMLELVTAKPPIQRGRYVVREVKAAIDKTKEFYGLEEILDPTIRGETSLVSLQKFVGLALQCTEELASKRPSMNEVVKEIEAILQNEQFNERRSASASTNLGIPVQGIHQPYDEQISGKGFSSDEFKYSGAYAFTSHVEPK